TCGATTTCATCACCTATGGCGGCAAGCTGACCATGGGCGGCATTACGTGCGATGTGGCGGGGATTGATATCGAGCGGAGCGCCGACAATCTCATCATCTACAACACGCACTACGGTGCTTCGACGAAGACGAATGAATACGGTATGGAATACACCGTCCGGGGAGGCAAGGTTGTCTCGATACAGACGAATAACAGCCGCATCCCCGCCGACGGATATGTTGTCAGCGTGCACGGAAAACGCAAGGACGATTACAAGGATGTCAAGGTCGGCGACAGCGCTGTCCTCTATGAGACCCTGGGGGATTTCTGGGACGGGATTCCGAATATTGTGGGGGCAGGGCCTACGCTCGTCCGCGCGGGCGAGGTGCAGGTGACGGCGGGGGAAGAGCAGTTCCCGGCGGATATCGCGAGAGGCAGAGCTCCCCGCACGGCGTTCGGCGTGACGGAATCGGGGGATTATATCCTTGCCGTTGCCGACGGACGCCAGTCGCACAGCATCGGCTGCACGCTGCAGGAGATGGGCGCGCTCATGAAGAAGTTCGGTGCGGTGGACGCGATTAACTTCGACGGCGGCGGCTCGTCAGAGCTTGTCGTCAAAAACGCGATTGTCAATCGTCCCTCGGACGGTCACGAGCGTTCTGTAAGCGCCGCTTTGGCGCTGGTGGCGAGATAAAGGCAGTTGCAGATTTCTGTAAATCCGCTATAATAAAAGGAAGTGCATCGTCATGCGGACATATAAAAGAGTGTTGGTATTCGTCGGCGCGCTGGCCGTACTGTGCCTCGTTCACGCGGCCGCGCAGATGATGAACGCATCGGAAGTGCGCTCCGCCCTGTCCGGTACAGTGACATGGGCGGCTGAGAAGGGAGACGTTCTGCCTCCGGGCGGTGAGCTTGTCCGCATCAAGACGCTCACGGGAGAGGCGGCAGCCGCTCGTGTGGAGGCGACTTCGGAAGTGGTCGAGGTCTTGGTGGCGCCCGGTGATGAGATTACCGCGGGAATGGTCATCGCGAAGGTACAGCCGGCAGAGAAGAAATGACAGAAGATAATATAGGAAGCATCTACGAGGTGGCATTTTGAGAAACTGGAAGAAGAAGGCCTTGGCGCTTTCTGTGGGGATCACGCTCCTGTATCAATCGGCGGCGTACGCGCTCTCTCCGACCATGGCGGTGGAAGACGTTGTTCCCGGCATGCGGGGGACGGCGTATACGATCATTGACAACAGTGGAGAGATACGCCCGTTCAACGTCGAGATTGTGGGTACGATGGATGGCGGTAAGGGAGGCGAGCAGCGCATCATGGCGCTTGCGTCCGGCTCGCTCATTGACGTTACAGGCGGCGCGCTGCAGGGAATGAGCGGCAGCCCTGTCTACATTGACGGCAGGCTTGTCGGCGCCCTCTCGGCCGGTATCAAGGGGATGGATCCGCACACGTTTCTGATCACGCCGATCGCCGATATGCTTGATATCTGGACTCTCCCTGACCGAAAGAACAAGACGCAGCTGGCAAACAGTATTGATCTCAGGGAGCGTATCGAGGAGAGGGA
This portion of the Selenomonas sp. TAMA-11512 genome encodes:
- a CDS encoding acetyl-CoA carboxylase; the encoded protein is MRTYKRVLVFVGALAVLCLVHAAAQMMNASEVRSALSGTVTWAAEKGDVLPPGGELVRIKTLTGEAAAARVEATSEVVEVLVAPGDEITAGMVIAKVQPAEKK